One Triticum dicoccoides isolate Atlit2015 ecotype Zavitan chromosome 5B, WEW_v2.0, whole genome shotgun sequence genomic window carries:
- the LOC119308350 gene encoding uncharacterized protein LOC119308350 — protein MFLRRLSTSASGVLRRRRRGAKDDGVLAALRAEIAHELSSPPSSSPSSLHSQEALGFATVSDAPRAQDVLLRRRGDAEEVHVSALLAPLRFEGEEPLPRDALMKVFVSKPGVEPLLRFDCRAVAAAGGAAAGYDITALSYHAFPGDGGDSKYEGSDFGDLDPKLQTALKEYLLARGVTPELATSLREHLLQKEQVQYVSWLKTLEGMFTKDH, from the exons ATGTTCCTGCGGCGCCTGAGCACGTCCGCCTCCGGCGTCCTCCGGCGGCGCCGCCGCGGCGCCAAGGACGACGGCGTCCTAGCCGCCCTGCGTGCGGAGATCGCCCACGAGCTCTCCtcgcccccctcctcctccccctcttcccTCCATTCTCAG GAGGCTCTCGGCTTTGCCACCGTGTCGGACGCGCCGCGTGCGCAGGACGTGCTTCTGCGCCGCCGCGGAGACGCCGAGGAGGTCCACGTGTCGGCGCTGCTCGCCCCACTGCGCTTCGAAGGCGAGGAACCGCTGCCCAGGGACGCGCTCATGAAGGTGTTCGTCAGCAAGCCAGGAGTGGAACCGCTGCTGCGCTTCGATTGCCGCGCGGTTGCCGCCGCCGGCGGGGCTGCTGCTGGCTATGATATAACTGCCCTTTCGTATCACGCGTTCCCTGGCGATGGTGGAGACAGCAAGTATGAAGGGTCAGACTTCGG GGATTTGGATCCTAAGCTACAGACTGCACTGAAAGAATATCTCCTGGCAAGAGGCGTTACCCCTGAACTAGCGACCTCACTTCGTGAACACTTGCTTCAGAAGGAGCAGGTCCAGTACGTGAGCTGGCTGAAAACATTGGAAGGGATGTTCACCAAAGATCATTGA